The Deinococcus hopiensis KR-140 genome has a window encoding:
- a CDS encoding PucR family transcriptional regulator, translating into MASTDSRSERVTQLVSQRTAELLSAATVVVGPEGRVVASSRAEWYGQSVASLTLPGDALRVPFQLGRHENQVLILPPEGGTLSPQLARGVVELVLGQALMVDRLPHGQELKNTFIHDLLRGLVLDEETLLRQARILGMDLGPPRAVILIDASAYLLGPGHDPERVQQRAQLVVGSVVNFFHLPNDTICAYIGGGEVAVLKASDTKNLGRWAEEPGDAAPVGPSWANLAALKRAGNALLDRLQADLGTPLGMGIGRYHRGLDGLARSYQDARTALSLGTRLSRENRSHTLDALGVAAFVGLDDEPTKLSLAGHLLSPLDEEPELLETLEAFFTSDCHPIAAARQLGLHRNTLNYRLDKITSMTGLNPRTFDHAVQIRLALLIRRLHS; encoded by the coding sequence TTGGCGTCTACAGATTCCCGCTCCGAGCGGGTCACGCAACTCGTCAGCCAGCGCACCGCGGAGCTGCTCTCGGCGGCCACGGTGGTCGTCGGTCCCGAGGGCCGGGTGGTGGCGTCCAGCCGCGCCGAGTGGTATGGGCAGAGCGTTGCCAGCCTCACCCTGCCCGGTGACGCGCTGCGCGTCCCCTTTCAACTGGGGCGACACGAGAACCAGGTGCTGATCCTGCCGCCCGAGGGGGGAACCCTCTCGCCCCAGCTGGCGCGCGGGGTGGTGGAGCTGGTGCTGGGGCAGGCGCTGATGGTGGACCGGCTGCCACACGGCCAGGAGCTGAAAAACACCTTTATCCACGACCTGCTGCGCGGCCTTGTTCTCGACGAGGAAACGCTGCTGCGTCAGGCCCGCATTCTGGGTATGGACCTCGGACCGCCGCGCGCGGTGATCCTGATCGATGCCTCCGCCTACCTGCTGGGGCCGGGACACGATCCGGAGCGCGTGCAGCAGCGGGCGCAACTCGTGGTGGGCAGCGTGGTGAATTTCTTTCACCTGCCCAACGACACGATCTGCGCCTACATCGGGGGCGGCGAGGTGGCGGTCCTCAAGGCCAGCGACACCAAGAACCTGGGCCGCTGGGCCGAGGAACCGGGCGACGCTGCTCCCGTGGGGCCGTCATGGGCCAACCTTGCCGCCCTCAAGCGGGCCGGAAACGCGCTGCTCGACCGGCTCCAGGCAGACCTGGGCACCCCACTCGGCATGGGCATCGGGCGATACCACCGCGGGCTGGACGGCCTGGCGCGCTCCTACCAGGATGCCCGCACCGCCCTGTCGCTGGGCACCCGCCTGAGCCGCGAGAACCGCAGCCATACCCTCGACGCGCTGGGGGTGGCGGCCTTCGTCGGCCTGGACGACGAGCCCACGAAACTCAGTCTGGCCGGGCACCTGCTCAGCCCCCTGGACGAGGAACCGGAACTGCTGGAGACCCTGGAAGCCTTTTTTACCTCAGACTGCCATCCCATCGCGGCGGCGCGGCAGCTCGGCCTGCACCGCAACACCCTGAACTACCGCCTGGACAAGATCACCTCCATGACGGGCCTGAACCCCCGGACCTTCGACCACGCGGTGCAGATTCGCCTGGCCCTGCTGATCCGGAGGCTACACAGCTGA
- a CDS encoding acyltransferase family protein, with the protein MTTLKPVPPLTRTRPKKGLGRAAWSPYFFVGPFFALLLSFGLFPLLFSLYIAFCEWNPASGLGYIRWDGLWAFHNVLTDPFFWPALWRSLSTGLAAAVPQHLLALPLAFGIHLAFKRWQGLLGPLLFLPYITSPLAAGGALGLAFLLIWGPVDALLDLLRSVPFLRALLPGEDSGVPFGAFQALWSGLGWNVLLYLMALGTIPRSLYEAAQVDGANLWRQFRFIALPLLRPMIFVAFTMSFLAGVQSNTLPTGFSDIRSTNVPAYAFHTAFFDMDFGLASAQTWVLFAAMLLVVLLAYFWVGRNFTSLDVSAQGERDDGPLHLGTPALVVLKLVLVLAVALAALPILAVVLNATRTAGSPPLAVGQELGANYRDLLERVPEFWRTVWNSTYISLLAGLGALVTSGLAGYAFALLDFRYRRPLYLSVLGIMLFPSLLNLIPTAMIATVFGWVDQARAIWLPAAANAFGVFLVTQYMRGAVPKSVVEAARIDGAGDALIFRRMALPLTLPVLVTTGLITFIATWNNTMSALAVLRTPETQSVLQALSTVVRADGSGQNAFLFGVAVATLPTLAVYALTARFLTRALNLTAAAPPAIVRLDVRPQEDRAASRKGVLAGADGVRALACLMVIMHHLWQRLDGQAQPPALRELQAFMMTGQVGVSAFFVLSGLLLSLPFWRRYLAGQAPPGLRDYVRRRAVRIMPGFYAALAVSFLFSLALVPDAFMPWVRLVSAATFTSSFHPVTFFPTDLNGPLWSIGFEVVCYLLMPLCMLGLFALFPRRRLGVALAYWGGVFIVTLLAHRWILGHLVPGDVGRGWSYGLIGGAKFWMPHYNPIGLYGHYILGIFAAGVIAAGQQRRWVRGWGFDALAGLALASMLGLLWIWRAAPEFSHSVGSQPYFFPTFPLTIAVMLATLPFSRRLAAGLDNPFFRFTARVSFGLYIWHYLILELIRTLHNPSFVYGGIGSFSEWLVTSGAALLLAYGAAALSYRHIEEPFLRGGPAERPAPAVSGEGADTAPGDQMMVAGAGLPSPAIRRWQTLRQELNPAHDVAPPEPRVIALRWGVRLLPWVLGGVLAWVLLAPSRVDGAELNNWIATVTRNPEAVAVTSHDGANLYRYEYTVLGTTSLFWRSPQDWWLRIESPRFGLNDLVPEREALTVQGEREVYRVTGGPLRDHYLLQTPLEIDVYSSRYYLQHRAQ; encoded by the coding sequence ATGACGACGCTCAAACCCGTTCCGCCGCTGACCCGGACCCGGCCCAAGAAGGGCCTGGGCCGGGCGGCATGGTCGCCCTATTTCTTCGTTGGGCCTTTTTTTGCCCTCCTGTTGTCCTTCGGGCTGTTTCCGCTGCTGTTCTCGCTCTACATCGCTTTTTGCGAGTGGAACCCGGCGTCCGGCCTGGGGTACATCCGCTGGGACGGCCTGTGGGCCTTTCACAACGTCCTGACCGACCCTTTCTTCTGGCCCGCGCTGTGGCGCTCGCTGAGTACGGGGCTGGCTGCCGCGGTGCCCCAGCACCTGCTGGCGCTGCCCCTGGCCTTCGGGATTCACCTGGCGTTCAAGCGGTGGCAGGGCCTGCTGGGTCCACTGCTGTTTCTGCCCTACATCACCTCACCCCTGGCGGCGGGCGGCGCGCTCGGCCTCGCCTTCCTGCTGATCTGGGGCCCTGTGGACGCTCTGCTGGACCTGCTGCGGAGCGTTCCGTTCCTGCGTGCCCTGCTGCCGGGTGAGGACAGTGGCGTGCCCTTCGGGGCCTTCCAGGCCTTGTGGAGTGGCCTGGGCTGGAACGTGCTGCTGTACCTGATGGCGCTGGGTACCATTCCCCGCAGCCTGTACGAGGCGGCGCAGGTGGACGGCGCGAACCTCTGGCGGCAGTTCCGCTTTATCGCCCTGCCCCTCTTGCGGCCGATGATCTTCGTGGCGTTCACCATGAGTTTCCTGGCCGGGGTGCAGTCCAACACCCTGCCAACGGGCTTTTCAGACATCCGCTCCACGAACGTGCCCGCCTACGCCTTTCACACCGCCTTCTTCGACATGGATTTCGGCCTGGCCTCGGCGCAGACGTGGGTCCTGTTCGCGGCCATGCTGCTGGTGGTGCTGCTGGCGTACTTCTGGGTGGGGCGCAACTTCACGTCCCTGGACGTCTCGGCCCAGGGGGAGCGGGACGACGGCCCGCTGCATCTGGGAACGCCCGCCCTGGTGGTCCTGAAGCTGGTGCTGGTGCTGGCGGTGGCCCTCGCGGCGCTGCCCATCCTGGCGGTTGTACTGAACGCCACGCGCACGGCGGGTTCTCCGCCCCTCGCCGTCGGGCAGGAACTGGGAGCGAATTACCGGGACCTGCTGGAGCGGGTGCCGGAGTTCTGGCGCACCGTCTGGAACAGCACCTACATCAGTCTGCTCGCGGGGCTGGGAGCGCTGGTCACTTCCGGCCTGGCGGGATACGCCTTTGCGCTGCTGGATTTTCGGTACCGCCGCCCGCTCTACCTGAGCGTGCTGGGGATCATGCTGTTTCCGTCCCTGCTCAACCTGATTCCCACCGCCATGATCGCCACGGTGTTCGGCTGGGTCGATCAGGCCCGCGCCATCTGGCTGCCCGCCGCCGCCAATGCCTTCGGGGTGTTTCTGGTCACCCAGTACATGAGGGGCGCGGTGCCTAAAAGTGTTGTGGAAGCGGCGCGCATCGACGGTGCGGGCGACGCGCTGATCTTCCGGCGGATGGCCCTGCCGCTGACCCTGCCTGTCCTCGTCACCACTGGCCTGATCACCTTTATCGCCACGTGGAACAACACCATGAGCGCCCTGGCGGTGCTGCGCACTCCAGAAACGCAGTCGGTGTTGCAGGCGCTGAGCACGGTGGTGCGTGCGGACGGCAGCGGCCAGAACGCCTTCCTGTTTGGGGTGGCGGTGGCGACCCTGCCCACCCTGGCGGTGTACGCCCTGACGGCCCGGTTCCTCACGCGGGCGCTGAACCTGACCGCGGCGGCTCCACCCGCGATCGTCCGCCTGGACGTGCGGCCGCAGGAGGACCGGGCGGCGTCCCGCAAGGGCGTCCTGGCAGGGGCCGACGGCGTCCGGGCCCTGGCCTGCCTGATGGTCATCATGCACCACCTCTGGCAACGCCTGGACGGCCAGGCGCAACCGCCCGCCCTGCGTGAGCTGCAGGCGTTCATGATGACGGGGCAGGTGGGCGTGAGCGCCTTTTTCGTTCTGTCCGGTCTGCTGTTGTCGCTGCCCTTCTGGCGGCGTTACCTGGCGGGACAGGCCCCGCCGGGGCTGCGCGACTACGTCCGGCGACGCGCGGTGCGCATCATGCCGGGGTTCTACGCCGCCCTCGCGGTGAGTTTCCTGTTCTCGCTGGCCCTGGTCCCCGACGCCTTCATGCCCTGGGTGCGGCTGGTCAGCGCCGCCACCTTCACGTCGTCCTTCCACCCGGTGACCTTCTTTCCCACCGATCTCAACGGTCCCCTGTGGAGCATCGGTTTTGAAGTGGTGTGCTACCTCCTGATGCCCCTGTGCATGCTGGGCCTGTTCGCCCTCTTTCCGCGCCGCCGCCTGGGGGTGGCCCTGGCGTACTGGGGCGGGGTGTTCATCGTGACCCTGCTGGCCCACCGCTGGATCCTGGGGCACCTGGTGCCGGGCGACGTGGGGCGCGGTTGGTCCTACGGTCTGATCGGGGGCGCGAAGTTCTGGATGCCGCACTACAACCCCATCGGCCTGTACGGGCACTACATTCTGGGGATCTTCGCAGCGGGCGTGATCGCCGCTGGTCAGCAGCGGCGGTGGGTGAGGGGCTGGGGCTTCGACGCGCTGGCGGGCCTGGCCCTCGCGTCCATGCTCGGGCTGCTCTGGATCTGGCGGGCTGCCCCCGAGTTCTCGCACAGCGTTGGGTCACAGCCCTACTTCTTCCCGACGTTTCCGCTGACCATCGCGGTGATGCTGGCCACGCTGCCGTTCTCGCGCCGGCTGGCCGCGGGGCTGGACAACCCCTTTTTCCGCTTCACCGCCCGGGTTTCCTTCGGGCTGTACATCTGGCATTACCTGATTCTGGAACTGATCCGCACCCTGCATAACCCCTCGTTCGTGTACGGCGGCATCGGTTCGTTCTCCGAGTGGCTCGTGACCTCGGGCGCCGCCCTGCTCCTGGCCTACGGTGCGGCGGCCCTGTCCTACCGGCACATTGAGGAACCCTTTTTGCGTGGGGGACCGGCAGAACGCCCCGCGCCCGCGGTTTCCGGGGAAGGGGCAGATACCGCCCCGGGGGACCAGATGATGGTGGCTGGAGCGGGTCTGCCTTCCCCAGCGATCCGCCGCTGGCAGACCCTGCGTCAGGAGTTGAATCCGGCCCATGACGTCGCCCCGCCGGAGCCCCGGGTGATCGCTCTGCGCTGGGGAGTCCGCCTGCTGCCGTGGGTGCTGGGCGGTGTGCTCGCCTGGGTCCTGCTGGCTCCGTCGCGGGTGGACGGCGCGGAGCTGAACAACTGGATCGCAACCGTGACGCGTAACCCGGAGGCGGTGGCCGTCACGTCGCACGATGGAGCAAACCTGTACCGGTACGAGTACACGGTCCTGGGCACGACCTCGCTGTTCTGGCGCAGTCCACAGGACTGGTGGCTCCGGATCGAGTCACCCCGTTTCGGCCTCAACGACCTGGTGCCCGAACGTGAAGCGCTGACCGTGCAGGGCGAGCGGGAAGTGTACCGCGTCACAGGCGGCCCGCTCCGGGACCACTACCTCTTGCAGACTCCCCTGGAAATTGACGTCTACAGCTCCAGGTACTACCTGCAGCACCGCGCCCAGTAG
- a CDS encoding glycoside hydrolase family 3 N-terminal domain-containing protein, whose translation MRTLLLTALLLSTAPRALAQSAPYLNPALPVEDRVEDLLGRMTLPEKVGQLTQIDVLRLMGQDEWDRGPLNPTWMEKILADQHVGSLLSSGGAAPVPNTPETWVQVTNDLQRYAIEHSRLKIPILYGIDAVHGHNSVLNATMFPHNLGLGATFDPELTRRIGEVTARALRATGITWNFAPDADMGRDPRWGRFYETWGEDPLLAGEMVAASVRGQQGDALGPNSVATTLKHFTGYGAPIGGKDRADARISNAELREIHLPSFQAGLTAGAATVMVNSGSVNGVPAHASAPLLTQILRKELGFGGVTISDWEDIKRLQTVHKYVPTYREAVHQAINAGVDVSMVPHDAEGFTGAVLDLVQAGEISEARVNEAAGHVLALKFRLGLFEKPYADPAGATPAVKAGQDLALRAARESITLLATNGRTLPLGGSAKNVLVVGERARDPRSQLGGWTIGWQGLPASEDTRAVTVLDGMKQVVPRGSRLSYSSAVPSKPSADVIVVTVGEPPHAEGEADNPKLALPEGDLALLRDAVATGKPVVAVLLAARPLILPEEVRSRLAALVMAYLPGSEGGRAVADVLYGNTNPSGRLPFTWPKTLAQVPGSYDAPSAAGAPLYPFGHGLSYTTFAYSGLTFADGRITVKVSNTGKVPGAHTVLAFARATGATTPPKLAAFARTVLQPGETRTVTLTVPAGRFPAGAEVQVGNQRVTGGS comes from the coding sequence TTGCGAACTTTGTTGCTCACCGCCCTGCTGCTCAGCACCGCGCCCCGTGCCCTTGCCCAGTCCGCGCCGTACCTCAACCCCGCCCTGCCGGTGGAGGACCGGGTAGAGGACCTGCTGGGCCGCATGACCCTGCCAGAGAAAGTCGGGCAGCTCACGCAGATTGACGTGCTTCGCCTGATGGGGCAAGACGAATGGGACCGCGGGCCCCTCAACCCCACCTGGATGGAAAAGATTCTGGCCGATCAACACGTCGGCTCGCTGCTGAGCAGTGGCGGCGCCGCGCCCGTGCCCAATACGCCGGAGACGTGGGTGCAGGTGACGAACGACCTGCAGCGCTACGCCATTGAGCATTCTCGGCTGAAGATTCCCATCCTGTATGGGATCGACGCCGTACACGGCCACAACAGCGTCCTGAACGCCACCATGTTCCCCCACAACCTGGGGTTGGGCGCGACCTTCGACCCGGAGCTCACCCGGCGCATCGGGGAAGTGACTGCCCGCGCCCTGCGCGCCACGGGCATCACCTGGAATTTCGCTCCGGACGCCGATATGGGCCGTGACCCCCGCTGGGGGCGGTTCTACGAGACGTGGGGCGAGGACCCCCTGCTCGCCGGGGAAATGGTGGCCGCCAGCGTTCGCGGCCAGCAGGGCGACGCGCTCGGGCCCAATTCGGTGGCCACCACCCTCAAGCACTTTACGGGGTACGGCGCGCCGATCGGGGGCAAGGACCGCGCCGACGCGCGCATCTCAAACGCCGAACTGCGCGAGATACACCTGCCCTCCTTCCAGGCTGGCCTGACGGCCGGGGCCGCCACGGTGATGGTCAACAGCGGCTCGGTAAACGGAGTGCCCGCCCACGCCTCCGCACCGCTCCTGACCCAGATTCTCCGCAAGGAACTCGGCTTTGGCGGCGTGACCATCTCCGACTGGGAGGACATCAAGCGCCTCCAGACCGTCCACAAGTACGTCCCCACCTACCGTGAGGCCGTGCATCAGGCAATCAACGCCGGGGTAGACGTGTCGATGGTGCCCCACGACGCTGAGGGTTTCACGGGTGCGGTGCTGGACCTCGTCCAGGCCGGGGAGATCTCCGAGGCGCGCGTCAACGAGGCCGCTGGACACGTCCTGGCGCTGAAGTTCCGCCTGGGTCTGTTTGAGAAGCCCTACGCGGACCCGGCGGGGGCAACCCCGGCCGTGAAGGCTGGACAGGACCTCGCCCTGCGCGCGGCCCGCGAGTCCATCACGCTGCTCGCCACCAACGGCCGGACCCTTCCCCTCGGCGGATCAGCGAAAAACGTGCTGGTGGTCGGAGAGCGCGCGCGCGATCCCCGCTCGCAACTGGGCGGCTGGACCATCGGCTGGCAGGGGCTGCCCGCCAGCGAGGACACCCGCGCCGTGACCGTGCTGGACGGCATGAAACAGGTTGTTCCCAGGGGAAGCCGCCTGAGCTACAGTTCTGCCGTTCCCTCCAAGCCCTCGGCGGACGTCATCGTCGTGACCGTGGGTGAGCCGCCCCACGCCGAGGGCGAGGCCGACAATCCCAAACTGGCCCTGCCCGAGGGGGATCTGGCCCTGCTGCGGGACGCCGTGGCGACGGGTAAGCCCGTGGTGGCCGTCTTGCTCGCGGCCCGTCCCCTGATCCTGCCGGAGGAGGTACGCAGCCGGCTGGCCGCGCTGGTCATGGCGTACCTGCCGGGCAGCGAAGGTGGACGCGCGGTCGCCGACGTGTTGTACGGCAACACCAACCCCAGTGGCCGTCTGCCCTTTACGTGGCCGAAGACCCTGGCGCAGGTGCCTGGTTCCTACGACGCTCCCTCTGCGGCCGGCGCCCCGCTTTACCCCTTCGGCCATGGCCTGAGCTACACCACCTTCGCCTACAGCGGGCTGACCTTCGCGGACGGCCGCATCACGGTGAAGGTCAGCAACACCGGGAAGGTCCCGGGCGCCCACACGGTGCTCGCCTTCGCCCGCGCCACCGGGGCGACCACCCCACCGAAACTGGCCGCCTTCGCCCGCACCGTCCTTCAGCCGGGCGAGACCCGCACGGTCACGCTCACCGTTCCCGCGGGCCGCTTCCCGGCTGGTGCCGAAGTTCAGGTTGGCAACCAGCGGGTCACCGGCGGTTCCTGA
- a CDS encoding GH1 family beta-glucosidase — translation MTLTRKDFPDHFIFGVATSSYQIEGAAHEGGRGPSIWDTFCREPGRILDGSNGDVACDHYHRWPADLDLIRGLGAQAYRFSIAWPRIQPDGKGAINPAGLDFYERLVDGMLERGLQPYATLYHWDLPQTLQDVGGWANRDTAYRFAEYARVVAERLGERVKSYATLNEPWCSSLLSYEIGEHAPGLRDRRLALAAAHHLMLGHGEAIAAMRDVVPSTGLGIVLNLQPAYPASDRPEDVAAARFADGYFNRWFLDPIFRAEYPADMWEAYGENVPEVQDGDLARIAQPIDFLGVNYYSRSVNGASGNVKPAESSYTHMGWEVYPQGLTDLLVRLKDDYTLPPIYITENGAAYPDRLSGQEVHDPERVRYFQQHLGAVAEAVRQGVSVDGYFAWSLMDNFEWAHGYDKRFGLVYVDYATQQRTLKDSARWYQGLLTGQPEGQLVSGDD, via the coding sequence ATGACCCTGACCCGCAAGGACTTTCCCGACCACTTCATCTTCGGCGTCGCCACATCCTCGTACCAGATCGAGGGGGCCGCGCATGAGGGCGGCCGCGGCCCCTCGATCTGGGACACCTTCTGCCGCGAACCCGGCCGCATCCTGGACGGCAGCAATGGCGACGTGGCCTGCGACCACTACCACCGCTGGCCCGCGGACCTCGACCTGATTCGCGGCCTGGGTGCGCAGGCCTACCGCTTCTCGATTGCCTGGCCGCGCATTCAGCCGGACGGCAAGGGGGCCATCAACCCTGCGGGGCTCGACTTCTACGAGCGCCTGGTGGACGGCATGCTGGAGCGCGGGCTGCAGCCCTACGCCACCCTGTACCACTGGGACCTGCCGCAGACCCTGCAGGATGTGGGCGGCTGGGCCAACCGCGACACCGCCTACCGCTTCGCGGAGTACGCCCGTGTGGTGGCTGAGCGCCTCGGCGAGCGCGTCAAGAGCTACGCCACCCTCAACGAGCCGTGGTGCAGCTCGCTGCTGAGCTACGAGATCGGGGAGCACGCACCCGGGCTGCGTGACCGCCGGCTGGCCCTCGCCGCCGCGCACCACCTGATGCTCGGCCACGGAGAGGCCATCGCGGCCATGCGGGACGTCGTGCCGAGCACGGGTCTGGGCATCGTGCTCAACCTTCAGCCCGCCTACCCCGCCTCGGACCGCCCCGAGGACGTGGCGGCCGCCCGCTTCGCAGACGGGTACTTCAACCGCTGGTTCCTCGATCCCATTTTCCGCGCCGAGTACCCGGCCGATATGTGGGAGGCGTACGGCGAAAACGTTCCGGAGGTGCAGGACGGCGATCTGGCCCGCATCGCGCAGCCCATCGATTTCCTCGGCGTGAACTACTACAGCCGCAGCGTAAACGGGGCGTCCGGCAACGTGAAACCCGCCGAGTCCAGCTACACCCACATGGGCTGGGAAGTGTACCCGCAGGGACTGACCGACCTGCTTGTGCGGCTGAAAGACGACTACACGCTGCCGCCCATCTACATCACCGAGAACGGCGCCGCGTACCCGGACCGCCTCTCGGGCCAGGAGGTCCATGACCCCGAGCGCGTCCGGTACTTCCAGCAGCATCTCGGGGCAGTGGCCGAGGCCGTGCGCCAGGGCGTGTCTGTCGACGGGTACTTTGCCTGGAGCCTGATGGACAACTTCGAATGGGCCCACGGCTACGACAAGCGCTTCGGCCTGGTGTACGTGGACTACGCCACCCAGCAGCGCACCCTCAAAGACAGCGCCCGCTGGTATCAGGGCCTGCTGACCGGTCAGCCCGAGGGCCAGCTCGTCAGCGGCGACGACTGA
- a CDS encoding GH39 family glycosyl hydrolase, protein MRRRLLISCGLSALALTGAAAAPATLTLGTSGTPIPPLAISGFNFSWQMPLVEAIDAVKSVAPTSLRYPGGNVGDENDLARQGLEYFKSSLAVTGKGTAGIVQTRVFATRTDARNKPEDAAQAAREARDIGLNVAYWEIGNEPDLYATNRGDPSWTPEKYCQTFRAQREAILKVDPSARFAGPAVSKGAGPAMTYLQGFVKSCGDVVDLLTWHEYPTDGTATDEAALATAAEVTGHVQAVRDLWSDPARNPLGHARQVELGVTEFSLSWKSGRARHLADQVNALWTAETSLRLAEAGVQLSSYFAIIAAGSHGLVDRAGVPRPTLYAFQQLRHFRGTALPVQSSDAALWAHAAQEGALLTLLVTNTATAPRTLATTLPGLTLIGAKTFTEKTVQDEADLIRQRLGPAVDLPGRSMTRLVYKRLP, encoded by the coding sequence ATGCGGCGGCGGCTCCTGATCTCCTGCGGTCTGTCGGCCCTGGCGCTCACGGGTGCCGCCGCTGCCCCCGCCACCCTGACTCTGGGAACGTCGGGTACGCCCATCCCGCCCCTGGCCATCAGCGGCTTCAACTTCAGCTGGCAGATGCCCCTGGTCGAGGCCATCGACGCGGTGAAATCGGTGGCCCCCACCTCGCTGCGGTACCCCGGTGGAAACGTGGGCGACGAGAACGACCTGGCCCGTCAGGGCCTGGAGTACTTCAAGTCCAGCCTGGCCGTGACGGGCAAAGGGACGGCGGGCATCGTCCAGACCCGCGTCTTCGCCACCCGCACGGACGCCCGCAACAAGCCCGAAGACGCCGCGCAGGCGGCGAGAGAAGCCCGCGACATCGGCCTGAACGTGGCGTACTGGGAAATCGGAAATGAGCCGGACCTCTACGCCACCAACCGGGGCGATCCTTCCTGGACGCCCGAGAAGTACTGCCAGACCTTCCGCGCCCAGCGGGAAGCGATTCTCAAAGTCGATCCCAGCGCCCGCTTCGCCGGTCCGGCCGTGTCCAAAGGCGCGGGACCGGCCATGACCTACCTTCAGGGGTTCGTGAAGAGCTGCGGCGACGTGGTGGACCTGCTGACCTGGCACGAGTACCCGACGGACGGCACGGCGACCGACGAGGCGGCCCTCGCCACCGCTGCCGAGGTGACCGGGCACGTCCAGGCCGTGCGGGACCTGTGGAGCGATCCCGCGCGCAACCCCCTGGGCCATGCGCGTCAGGTCGAGCTGGGGGTCACCGAGTTCAGCCTCTCCTGGAAATCGGGGCGGGCGCGTCACCTGGCCGATCAGGTCAACGCCCTGTGGACGGCCGAGACCTCGCTGCGCCTGGCCGAAGCGGGTGTGCAGCTCTCCAGCTACTTCGCCATCATCGCCGCGGGCAGCCACGGCCTGGTGGACCGGGCGGGCGTGCCGCGTCCCACCCTGTACGCGTTTCAGCAGCTTCGCCACTTCCGGGGCACCGCGCTGCCCGTTCAGAGCAGCGACGCCGCGCTGTGGGCCCATGCGGCGCAGGAGGGCGCGCTGCTGACCCTCCTCGTCACGAACACGGCCACCGCTCCGCGAACGCTCGCCACCACCCTGCCTGGCCTGACCTTGATCGGTGCCAAAACCTTTACCGAAAAGACGGTGCAGGACGAGGCGGACCTCATCCGGCAAAGACTCGGCCCCGCTGTAGACCTTCCGGGACGTTCCATGACGCGCCTCGTCTACAAGCGCCTGCCGTAA